A window from Hemibagrus wyckioides isolate EC202008001 linkage group LG19, SWU_Hwy_1.0, whole genome shotgun sequence encodes these proteins:
- the LOC131370024 gene encoding CCR4-NOT transcription complex subunit 2-like isoform X2, translating into MFSATRKKFMEGLDNDYPDDSLYYGQPSIFTHRSEKDMLSSSSPSSSGQLSQLGASLYGSQNALGFPMRSLNNNNTQLNRNLAQSTQLPSHGTATTSVPTLSLHTPSSPSRGILPMNTRNMMNHSQTGLSISMSGRSNSMSSSGLGSPTHNSPSTICMPKQQQARQSLSINSMSGFGMGRNPAFGLSSSFSSSIFNGTDGSENVTGLDLSDFPALADRSRREGSGNPTPLLNPLAGRAPYVGMVTKPTHEQTQDFSIHNEDFPALPGHNYKDPSIDECKPNLNSSSGKNVANADGPKFPGDKSLTLQNNNHQKKGIQVLPDGRVANIPSGMVTDQFGMIGLLMFIRAAETDPGMVHLALGSDLTTLGLNLNSPENLYPKFASPWASTPCRPQDIDFHVPSEYLTNVHIRDKQHQTSIIQSGR; encoded by the exons atgctgTCGTCTTCATCTCCTTCATCATCGGGTCAGCTCTCTCAGCTGGGTGCAAGTTTATACGGCTCGCAAA ATGCTTTAGGCTTCCCGATGAGGAgcctgaacaacaacaacacgcAACTCAATCGCAATCTAGCACAGAGCACACAGTTACCTAGTCATGGCACAGCAACCACCAGTGTCCCGACGTTGTCGCTCCATACTCCAAGCTCGCCGAGTAG GGGGATTTTGCCCATGAACACGAGGAACATGATGAATCACTCGCAGACGGGCTTGAGCATATCGATGAGCGGACGGAGCAACAGCATGAGCAGCTCAGGCCTGGGAAGCCCGACCCACAACTCTCCCAGCACCATCTGCATGCCCAAACAGCAGCAGGCCAGGCAATCGCTCAGCATCAACAG tATGTCGGGGTTTGGAATGGGCCGGAATCCTGCGTTTGGTTTAAGCAGTTCATTCTCAAGTAGCATCTTTAATGGAACTG ACGGGAGTGAAAACGTGACTGGGCTGGACCTGTCCGATTTTCCTGCCTTAGCCGATAGAAGTCGAAGGGAAGGAAGTGGCAACCCGACCCCGCTGCTCAACCCGCTGGCTGGGAGAGCTCCATACG TTGGAATGGTCACAAAACCGACACACGAGCAGACGCAAGACTTCTCCATCCACAATGAGGACTTCCCTGCACTTCCTGGACATAACTATAAGGATCCCAGCATCGATGAATGCAAACCA AACTTAAATTCCTCGTCTGGTAAAAATGTGGCTAACGCAGATGGTCCCAAGTTCCCGGGAGACAAGAGCTTGACGCTACAGAACAACAATCATCAGAAGAAAGGAATCCAGGTGCTACCTGATG GCCGCGTGGCGAACATTCCCTCTGGCATGGTGACGGATCAGTTCGGGATGATCGGCTTGCTGATGTTTATTCGGGCAGCAGAGACGGACCCGGGCATGGTGCACTTAGCGCTGGGAAGCGACCTGACCACGCTGGGCCTCAACCTCAACTCGCCAGA GAACCTTTATCCCAAGTTTGCCTCTCCCTGGGCCTCCACACCGTGTCGGCCTCAAGATATCG actTCCACGTTCCATCAGAATATTTAACAAACGTTCACATAAGAGACAAG CAACACCAAACAAGCATTATTCAAAGCGGGCGATAG
- the LOC131370024 gene encoding CCR4-NOT transcription complex subunit 2-like isoform X1 encodes MFSATRKKFMEGLDNDYPDDSLYYGQPSIFTHRSEKDMLSSSSPSSSGQLSQLGASLYGSQNALGFPMRSLNNNNTQLNRNLAQSTQLPSHGTATTSVPTLSLHTPSSPSRGILPMNTRNMMNHSQTGLSISMSGRSNSMSSSGLGSPTHNSPSTICMPKQQQARQSLSINSMSGFGMGRNPAFGLSSSFSSSIFNGTDGSENVTGLDLSDFPALADRSRREGSGNPTPLLNPLAGRAPYVGMVTKPTHEQTQDFSIHNEDFPALPGHNYKDPSIDECKPNLNSSSGKNVANADGPKFPGDKSLTLQNNNHQKKGIQVLPDGRVANIPSGMVTDQFGMIGLLMFIRAAETDPGMVHLALGSDLTTLGLNLNSPENLYPKFASPWASTPCRPQDIDFHVPSEYLTNVHIRDKLAAIKLSRYGEDLLFYLYYMNGGDLLQLLATVELFNRDWRYHKEERVWITRAPGMEPMMKTNTYERGTYYFFDCLNWRKVAKEFHLEYDKLEERPHVPSTFNYNPAQQAI; translated from the exons atgctgTCGTCTTCATCTCCTTCATCATCGGGTCAGCTCTCTCAGCTGGGTGCAAGTTTATACGGCTCGCAAA ATGCTTTAGGCTTCCCGATGAGGAgcctgaacaacaacaacacgcAACTCAATCGCAATCTAGCACAGAGCACACAGTTACCTAGTCATGGCACAGCAACCACCAGTGTCCCGACGTTGTCGCTCCATACTCCAAGCTCGCCGAGTAG GGGGATTTTGCCCATGAACACGAGGAACATGATGAATCACTCGCAGACGGGCTTGAGCATATCGATGAGCGGACGGAGCAACAGCATGAGCAGCTCAGGCCTGGGAAGCCCGACCCACAACTCTCCCAGCACCATCTGCATGCCCAAACAGCAGCAGGCCAGGCAATCGCTCAGCATCAACAG tATGTCGGGGTTTGGAATGGGCCGGAATCCTGCGTTTGGTTTAAGCAGTTCATTCTCAAGTAGCATCTTTAATGGAACTG ACGGGAGTGAAAACGTGACTGGGCTGGACCTGTCCGATTTTCCTGCCTTAGCCGATAGAAGTCGAAGGGAAGGAAGTGGCAACCCGACCCCGCTGCTCAACCCGCTGGCTGGGAGAGCTCCATACG TTGGAATGGTCACAAAACCGACACACGAGCAGACGCAAGACTTCTCCATCCACAATGAGGACTTCCCTGCACTTCCTGGACATAACTATAAGGATCCCAGCATCGATGAATGCAAACCA AACTTAAATTCCTCGTCTGGTAAAAATGTGGCTAACGCAGATGGTCCCAAGTTCCCGGGAGACAAGAGCTTGACGCTACAGAACAACAATCATCAGAAGAAAGGAATCCAGGTGCTACCTGATG GCCGCGTGGCGAACATTCCCTCTGGCATGGTGACGGATCAGTTCGGGATGATCGGCTTGCTGATGTTTATTCGGGCAGCAGAGACGGACCCGGGCATGGTGCACTTAGCGCTGGGAAGCGACCTGACCACGCTGGGCCTCAACCTCAACTCGCCAGA GAACCTTTATCCCAAGTTTGCCTCTCCCTGGGCCTCCACACCGTGTCGGCCTCAAGATATCG actTCCACGTTCCATCAGAATATTTAACAAACGTTCACATAAGAGACAAG TTGGCTGCAATAAAGCTCTCTCGATACGGAGAAGACCTGCTCTTCTATCTTTACTACATGAATGGTGGAGACCTGCTGCAGCTCTTGGCCACAGTGGAGCT TTTCAATCGGGACTGGAGGTACCATAAAGAGGAGAGGGTGTGGATCACACGAGCGCCAGGAATGGAACCCATGATGAAGACCAACACCTATGAAAGGGGAACGTATTACTTCTTCGACTGTCTTAACTGGAGAAAAGTAGCCAAG GAATTTCACCTGGAGTATGACAAGCTTGAAGAGCGGCCACACGTCCCGTCCACGTTCAACTACAACCCAGCCCAGCAGGCCATCTGA